GTGGAGATTCCCGAGGGCGGCGAGCTGCGAGTCGTCGCGCTCGGCTGGTCCGACGCCGAGGTGTCGCTCGCCCTGGGCGTGGAGCCCATCGCTGTGCATGACTGGCTGGGCTTCGGCGAAGAGAACCACGGCGTCGGCCCCTGGGCCGCCGACCTGGTGGAGGGCGATCCCGAGGTGATCCCCCGCTCAGACGAGGAGCTCGACTACGAGCAGATCCAGGCCCTGGACCCGGACCTGATCCTCAACGTGAACTCCGGGTATGAGGAGGGCGAGTACGATCGGCTCTCCGAGATCGCCCCCACCGTCTCCGGGCCTGAGGGGGCGGAGAACTTCAACCCCGGCTGGGAGAACCACACCCAGCTCATCGCCGACGCCCTGGGCCTCACTGAGGAGGGTGAGCAGCTCATCGCCGACACCGAGGACAGCCTCGCCGCCGCCCGCGAGGAGCACCCCGAGTTCGACGGGGTCGAGGCAGTCACCGGATCCAAATTCGGAGAGGCCTACGGGCTCAGCTACACCGGCGACATGCGCTGGGACATCATGGAGGAGCTCGGCTTCCAGATGTACGGCCCCGCCGCGGACATGGAGCCCAACCAAGGCTTCTTCGCCGACGTCTCCGAGGAGCAGGTCGAGGTGCTCGACGCTGAGGTCGCTGTACTCTTCCCCATCGGCTACACCCTCGAGGAGCTCGAGGCGGACCCGCTGCTGTCCTCCCTGGACGTGGTCCAGGACGAGCGCGCCGTGCTGCTCGACGATCAGGACGATCTCGTCCAGGCGTTCTCCGCGGGATCCCCGCTCAGCATCGAACTGGTCCTCGAGGAGCTCCCCGAGCAGCTGGCCGAGGCCGTCGAGAACCTGGACTGATGCCCGCAGCCGCATCCCAGGCAGCAGTGCCTGCGACCCGCGCCTACCGGACCCAGGTGGCGCGGGTCGTCCGCCTGTCCCCGCACTTCATGCGCGTGACCGTGACGGATGAGGCGCTCGCCGACTTCGGCCCTCAGGGCGTCGAGGCGACGACGCGGCGGACAGGGCTGCCGGCCTGGGATCAGAGGATCAAAATCTTCCTGCCCCGGGAAGGCGGAACGTTCCCGGACCTGGGGCTGTTCGCGGACCCGCCGCCGTCGCTCATGGAGTGGTACACCGCCTGGCGGCAGCTGCCTGGGGCGGAGCAGAACCCGATCCGCACCTACACGGTCCGCGCCATCCGGCCGCTGGACCGGGAAGTGGACATCGACTTCGTCCTCCACGAGGAGCGAACGGGATCCATGGGGCCCGCCGCGTCCTGGGCGGCCTCCGCCCGGCCCGGGGACGAGCTGGTCGTCATCGGCCCGGATCGCCGCTCCGAGGAGCCCGGCGGCGGCATCGAATGGAACCCGGGCACCGCCCGGGAGGTCATGCTCGCCGGCGACGAGACCGCCGCCCCTGCGATCTGCAGCATCCTGGAGTCCCTCGCCGTCTCCGATGAGGCCGGCGTGTTCTTCGGGGAGGCCTACCTCGAGGTGCCGACGTCGGGGGACGTGCTCGAGGTGAAGCCGCCGGCCGGCGTCGTCGTGCGCTGGCTTCCCCGCGAAGACTCCCCCATGGGCGAGCTGCTCAGCGCCGCGGTGCGTGACTGGGGCCGCAGGCGTCAGATCATCTTCGAAGCTCGACGCGCGGCCTGGGCGCCAGGCCTCGCTCGCGTGGGCGCGCCCGCAGGTTCGGGGGAGCACCGCGAGCTCTCTCCCGAGGAGCCGGTTTGGGAGGTCGCCGACCCAGAAGGGTTCCGCGAGTACGCCTGGCTGGCAGGAGAAGCCGGAGTCATCACTCGTCTTCGGCGCCATTTGGTCAAAGAGATCGGGCTCTCCCGCAAGCAGGTGAGCTTCATGGGCTACTGGAAGACAGGCCGTGCGGGCGCCTGAGAGGGAGGCGCAAGGGTCAGTATGCGCTGTCTGAGCTGGCCGGCCCCCGCGACTTCCCGTGGGACAATGGGAGGGATGTCTGAGACTTCTGACGCCCGCCCGCAGGTCCGCCCCAAGGCTGAGGGGTGGACCCAGGCCCTGGACGCGGAGGGCCGCCCCAAGCTGCAGTTCTCCCAGTCCAAACGGGTCAAGCAGCCGCCCCAGCACCTCGCCGACCTCACTCTCGAGGAGCGGATCGCCAAGGCCAAGGAGCTGGGCCTGCCGGGCTTCCGCGCCAAGCAGCTCTCCGTGCACTACTTCCAGCACTACACCGCCGACCCGGCCGCGATGACGGACCTGCCTGCGGACGCCCGGGAGAAGCTCGTCGAGGAGTTCCTGCCCCCGCTGCTCACGGAGGTCCGCCGGCTGAAGACCGACGACGGCGCCACCATCAAGTTCCTCTGGCGGCTCTTCGACGGCGCTATGGTCGAATCGGTGCTGATGCGGTACAAGAACCGCATCACCCTGTGCATCTCCTCCCAGTGCGGCTGCGGCATGAACTGCCCGTTCTGCGCCACCGGACAGAACGGGCTCACCCGCAACATGTCCGCCGCGGAGATCGTCGATCAGATCGTGCAGGCCAACCGGGTGATCGCCGCCGGCGAGCTCGACGCCCCCAATGCTGCTGAGGTCGCGGAGGAGGCCGACCACGCCGGGCTCGGTGAGGAGACCGACGACCCAGACTCGGACATCTCCCCAGTGAAGCAGGGCCAGAGCGAGGCTGCCGCGTCGCCGGACGCATCCGGGAAGGCGGGGCCCCAGCGCGTCGGAAACATCGTCTTCATGGGGATGGGTGAGCCGCTGGCGAACTACAAGAGGGTGATGAGCGCCGTCCGACGCATGGTCGACCCTGCCCCTGAGGGGCTGGGAATGTCAGCCCGCGGCATCACGATCTCCACTGTGGGCCTGGTCCCGGCGATCCGTAAGCTGGCGGCCGAGGATCTGCCGATCACCTTTGCGCTGAGCCTTCACGCCCCGGACGACGAGCTGCGCGACGAGCTGATCCCGGTCAACGACCGGTGGAAGGCGGACGAGGCGATCGACGCCGCCTACGAGTACTACCAGCGCACCGGCCGCCGGGTGAGCATCGAGTACGCGCTGATCAGGGACATGAACGACCACCCGTGGCGAGCGGACCTGCTGGCGGAGAAGCTCAACGCCCGGGGCCGCGGCTGGGTGCATGTGAACCCGATCCCGCTGAACCCCACCCCCAACTCGGTGTGGACCTCTTCAAAGCCTGCAGTCATGCAGGAGTTCCTGGACCGGCTCAACAGGGCCGGGGTTCCCACCACGCTGCGGGACACCCGCGGCAAGGAGATCGACGGCGCCTGCGGCCAGCTCGCCGCTGCGGAGGACTGACACCGGCAGAGCAGGTGACGAGGCAGGGTCTGCCGCCGCTGAAGACGGTCCCGCCGGCGCTCAGGCCGAGCCGTCGTCGCGCTTCGCCTTGCGGTATTCCTCAAGCTTCTGCCGCTCCCGCTGCGGCATCGGAATGAGCTCGCTGGGCTTCTCGTAGGCGACGATCAGCGCCAGCAGAGGACCGATCAGCGGAACCACGATGCTGAGCACCCCGAGCGCGAACTTGTTCGCGAAGCTCAGGTGCTTGGCCTTGATGATCAGCGCAATGATCGCCCACGCGGCAGCGACCACTGTGAGGAGAAGGAACACGAGCTCCGACGGCGAGGGCATCAGCGGGTCAGCTCCGAGTGATGGCATCATCCTGCCACCGTAGTACGGATTGATGGTTGCTGATCATCAAACGTCATGTGAGGATGAATATCAGTCATGCATCCGCATACGCGCACTGTTAGGGTATTTATATGCCTCAGATTCGGATCAGTGACGCTGCGCGGTTCCTCGGTGTCAGCGATGACACTCTGCGGCGGTGGATCTCCTCGGGGGAGCTGACTGCGCAGGCCGACGACGCCGGAAAGAAGGTGGTCGACGGCGCAGAGCTGGCACGGTTCTCCCGCGAGCGCAGCAGCCACGTGCCATCGCCCGAGGGGTTCTCCTCGGTGCGCAACCGGTTCGTGGGCCTCGTGACCCAGGTGACATCTGACCCGGTGATGTCCCAGGTGGAGCTGCAGTGCGGCCCCTACCGCGTGGTCTCGCTGATCAGCACTGAGGCTGTGCGTGACCTCGGACTGGAGCCGGGCGTGGTCGCCACCGCCTCGATGAAGGCCACCAACGTAGGCATCGACCGCCCGGAGGCATCCCGGTGAGACGCACTTTCGCGCTGCTGTCTGCCTCAGCTCTTCTGCTCACTGCCTGCGCCGACGCCGGGGACGAGGAATCCGTGACCGTATTCGCCGCCGCGAGCCTCAGCCAAGTCTTCGAGGAGATCGGTGAGCTCTACGCGGAGGAGACCGGCACTGAGGTCGAGTTCAGCTTCGCGGGCTCGTCCGGCCTGGTCGAGCAGCTGGAGAACGGGGCCCCGGCCGATGTGCTCGCCACCGCCGACGAGACCAATATGGACAATGCCGTCGAGGGCGGTCTGGTCGATGGTGAGCCTGAGCTCTTCGCCGAGAACTTCCTGGTCATCGTCACCCCCTCGGGGAACCCGGCAGGGGTGGAGTCCCTGGAGGACCTTGATGATGACGCCGTCGAGACCGTCATCTGCGCTGAGGCGGTGCCGTGCGGGGCTGCGACACAGCGCATCGCTGAGACTGCTGGGATGGAGATCGCCCCGGTCTCCGAGGAGACGTCGGTGACCGACGTGCTCGGCCGAGTGCGCAGCGGAGAGGCCGACGCCGGGCTCGTCTATGCCACCGACGCCCTGCAGGGCGGGGCTGACGTGGAGACCATCCAGATCGAGGGCGCCGAGGAGGACCCCAACCTCTACCCGATCACTGTGCTGGAGAACGCCGAGGCGCCCGAGGCCGGGCAGGAGTTCATCGACTTCGTCCTCGAGGATGAGGTCTCCCAGCGGATTCTCAGCGACGCAGGCTTCAGCGACCCGCAGTGATCGCAGCGACCCGACGGTTCAGCCGCCCCCCGGCATGGGTGATGATCCCCGGCCTGCTGGGGGCGGCCGTCGTCCTGCTTCCCGTCAGCGGGATGATGACCCGGCTGGACTGGGCCGAGCTGCCCGGGCTCCTGACCTCCGAGTCCTCGCTCGATGCGCTCCGACTCTCGATCTGGACTGCGCTCGCCGCCACGGTGCTCTGTCTGATCCTCGGCGTCCCGCTGGCGCTGATGCTCGCCCACGCCCGCTTCCGCGGACTGACCATAGTGCGCTCCCTGGTGCTGCTTCCCCTGGTGCTGCCGCCGGTGGTCGGCGGTCTGGCGCTGCTCTACACCTTCGGCAGCCAAGGCATGCTCTCCGGCACGCTGGACCTCTTCGGCATCAGGATCGCCTACACCTCGGTCGCCGTCATACTGGCGATGACCTTCGTGTCCATGCCCTTCCTGGTGATCAGCGTGGAGACGGCCGTCCGCGGCATGGACCGCGAGGTGATCGAGGCAGCCACAGTGGACGGGGCCAGCCGAACCGGAATCCTGCGCCACATCATCCTGCCGCTCATCGGCCCTGGCCTGGTCTCCGGCGCGGTGCTGGCCTTCGCCCGCAGCCTCGGCGAGTTCGGCGCCACGCTGGCCTTCGCTGGCAACCAGCAGGGCGTCACCCGCACTCTGCCCCTGGAGATCTACCTGCAGCGTGAGACGGACCCCGACGCCGCCGTCGCGCTCTCCCTGCTGCTGATCGTGGTGGCCGTCGTCGTCATCAGCGCTGCCTACTCCCGCCAGCAGAGGGCGCAGTAGGGCTTCACTCAGCCGCTGGGGCGATCCCCGTGGAAGGCGAGGATCCGTTCCAGGCCCGCGGCGACCTTCTCCGGACCGGGTGCCAGGGAGAGCCGGATCCATTCGTGGCCGGCGAGCCGGTCGAAGTCGGTGCCGGGCACGACGGCGACCCCAGCCTCTTCGAGGAGAGCCTCGGCGTAGGCGGGGGAGCTGCGGAACCGGCCGGGGCCGTCGCCGAGGTGCTGGCCCAGATGGGCGTAGACATAGAAGGCGCCGTCCGCCGGCGCCAACTCGCCCCATCCGAGCTGCGGCAGTGCCTCCAGCACCATCCGGCGGGCCCTGGCATAGCCGGCCGTCTGGTCCTGGCAGAACTGCATCGAGTCCCTGCTGAACGCCTCCACGGCTGCGATCTGGGAGCCGTGCGGGGCTGACAGGGTGACGTTGCCGGCCAGCCGGTCCACCGCGTCCACCAGATGCTCGGGCAGAATCGCCCAGCCCAGCCGCCAGCCCGGCATTCCCCAATACTTGGAGAACGAGGACACCGCAGCGGCCTCGCCGCTGACCTGAAGCGCGCTCACGGAGGGCTGGGTGTAGCTGATGCCGTGATAGATCTCGTCGCTGATCATCTGAACCCTGCTCTCCGCGCACCAGGCGCTCAGGGCGGTCAGCTGCTCACGGTCCAGCATGGTGCCGGTGGGATTGGCGGGCGAGGCGAGGATCAGCCCGTCCAGGGGCCGCTCGGCGTGCGCGGCGGCCAGCTGCTCCACAGTCGGCTGAAAGCGAACCTCAGGGCCGCAGTCCAGGTCCACGACATCGATGCCGAGGCTGGTGAGAATGTTGCGGTACGCGGGGTAGCCGGGGCGGGCGAGCGCCACCCGTGCCCCGTGGTCGAAGGCGGCGAGGAAGCTCAGCACAAAAGCGCCCGAAGAGCCGGTGGTGACCGCCACCCGCTCAGCCGGGACCTCCAGGTCATACCAGTCCCCGTAGTGGGCGGCGATCGCCTCCCGCAGGGGCCGGATGCCCAGGGCGGGGGAGTAGTTGAGCACCGTCTGGTCCGCGTGGACCCGGGCCGCGGCGTCGTTCACCGCCGGAGGTGCGCCTGAGCCGGGCTCACCCGCGGTGAGGGACACCACGTCCCGCCCGGCCGCGCGCAGCTGCTCGATCCGTCCCACAATGCGCATCACCTCGAACCCAGGAACCTGAGACCGTCGGGACGCCTGCATCGAAGGGGCTGAACGCATGCCGCACAGCCTAACCGGCAGACAGCCCCAAGCCTTCCGAGGGCCTGAACGTGGGCTGGGTTGCATGTTGTGGTCACAGTGTTAGCGTTCCCGCTCAACCCCATGCTGTAAGGAGCACTTTGGTCATGAAGAAAGCACCACTGACCAGCCTTGCCCTGGCTGGCCTGCTGTTCGGTCTCGCCGCCTGCGACAACGGCGATGCCGAAGGCGACGGCGAGGCGCCGCAGGAGCAGGCCCAGGAAGACGTTCAGCAGGAAGGCCCCGAGGGCCAGCAGGAGATGTCCGAGCCGGACCTGGGCGACCTCCCTGACGTCGTCGCCACCGTCAACGACGAGGACATCGAGGCCGAGGAGTACGAGGCCGCCTACCAGAACCAATTCATGAACGCCCAGATGATGTCGCAGATGACCGGCGAGGAGCCCGACGAGGATGAGCTCCAGGAGCAGACTCTCGAGCAGGTCATCGGCAACCGGCTGCTCATCCATGACGCCGAGGAGCAGGGCTTCGACGCCTCCGAGGAGGAGGTCGAGGAGGAGCTCGAGGCGACCGCCGAGGAGAACGGCCTCGAGTCCCTCGACCAGCTCTTCGAGATGGCCGAGGAGCAGGGCATCAGCGAGGATGAGCTGCGCGGGCAGGCCGAGGACCAGGTCCGTGTGGAGAAGCTCATCGACAGCTTTGACGTGGACGAGCCCACTGAGGAGGAGCTCGAGGAGTCCTACGAGGAGCAGGTGGCCCAGCAGCCCGAGGCTGAGGAGGGCGCCGACGGCGAGGAAGCCCCCGAGACCCCTGAGTTCGATGAGGTCCGGGATGAGATCCACGAGCAGATGATGCAGCAGCGGCAGAACGAGGCTGCTCAGGAGCACGTGGACCAGCTGCGCGAGGATGCAGACGTCGAGACCCACATCTGATCAGAGCTCCTCTGATCAGGCCTGATCACCTGAAGGGGCATGCCGCCGGATAGCCTGGGCGGCATGCCCCTTCAGCATTCTGCGCCCGCCCGCATTGTGCACGCGCTGCTGGCGCTGCTGACCCTCGCCGGGCTGGTCACCTCCCTGTACTTGGGGTGGACCCGGGACAGTGTCCTTCCTGGTGGCGTCGGCTACACCGGGGTGATCGTGGCTGGCTGGGAGCATATGCTCAACCAGCTGGCGTACTTCACGTTCCTGTCGGGTCTGATGGTGCTCATCAGCTCCGCCTGGACAGCGGTGCGGCCGGGGTCACGATCGGCCCTGCTGCAGACCGTGCGGATCTCGGGGCTGGTGTGCATCATCATCACCGGGCTCGTGTTCAATCTGCTGCTGCGCGGTCCTGCCGCTCTGACCGGGGTGATGCTCTTCAACGACACGGTCCTGCACGTGGTGGTGCCGCTGCTGGCGCCGCTGGTGTGGGCCGCAGTCGGGCCCCACGGCCGACTGAGCCTGCGCATCGTGCTGGCCTCGATGCTCATCCCCGTGGCCTGGCTGGTGGTCACCCTGGCTCGTGGGCCGCGGATGGACTGGTACCCGTACGAGATCCTCGACGTCCCCGCCCTCGGCTACGCGGGGGTGAGCGTCTACATCGTCTCGATCCTGCTGCTCTACCTGGCCCTGGCGTTCGCCTTCCTCGGCCTGGACAGGCTGCTGCTGAGGCTTGGCCGAGGCGAGCACAGGCCCGCTTAGGCGGCCTGCTGGAGCTGGCCCTCAGAGCCGCCCGATGCTGAGCCCCCGCCTCACTCAGCGGATGTCAGGACGCTGCGCAGGGAGACCCGCTGGCCGGTGCGCAGCAGGGAGCGGCTGTAGATCCGGGCGGCCAGCAGCATCACCAGGGCCGCGCCGGCCAGCAGGGCGATCATCGCGAACACCGGCTCGAACCACGCCACCTCCTCGAAGAACAGCCGGACCGGCATCGCCACCGGAGCGGTGAACGGGATGTAGGAGGCCACCTGCATCACCCGCTCGTTCTCGGCGAAGAACAGCACCAGGAAGTACGGCAGCATCACCAGCATCATCGTCGGCAGCATCACCGGCCCCGAATCCTCCTGCCGGGACACCAGTGAGGCCCCGGCGGCATACATCGACGCGACCAGCACGAATCCCGGCAGGAAGAACACCACAAACCACAGCATGGGCGCTGAGAGCAGGCCCAGCAGCTCCGTCTGCCCGGTGATCATCAGCCCAGCCGCCGCCGCACCGGCGATCACCACCGCCTGGCCGATCGCCATCAGCGTGTTGCCCAGCACCTTGCCCACCAGCAGCGACCGTGCCGAGATGGTGGAGAGCAGGATCTCCACCACCCGAGACTGCTTCTCCTGGATGGTGTTCTGCTGGATCACCGTGCCCGATCCGATCGTGAGCATCATGAACACCAGCCCGAAGAGGAACGGCACCACGAACCGCAGGGGGGCCTGCTCGTCCGGCTCCTCCAGGGTGGCGGTGGTCGGCTGGGCGGAGAGCATGTTCACGATGTCGTACGGGACCTGCTCCCGGCCGATCACGTGGAAACCGGTGGGGGACTCCTCGCTCGAGGTGATGACGGCCTCCGCCTCACCCGCGTAGAGCCGCTCCACCGCGTCGTCGCGGGAGTCGGCGGTCGTCACGCTCAGCGGCAGGCCCTCGAGGGTGTCCAGCTGCGCCTCGCCCAGCTCGGCGGCCGCAACTTCAGCATCCTCCGGCTCGCCGCCGCCGAAGGCGGACATCAGCAGGATCCCGCCGAGCACGATGATCACCGTGACCGCAACGCTGATCAGGAACGCCTTGGAGCGGACCTGAGTGGTGATCTCACGCTCGGCCACCAGCAGCGCGGCCCGGCCCGGCCCGGGCGCTTCGGGGGCGGGGGAGGCCTGCGGGGCAGCGGTGCTCATCGGGCGAGCTCCTCAGCGTTCTCGGCGGAAACGTCCTTGAAGATCTCCGAGAGCGTCGGAAGCACCGGCCGGAAGCTGCGCACCGGGCCCCGCTGAGCGGCTGCGGCCAGCACCTGCTGGGCGGCCTCCTCCTCTGCCCGGAAGAGGGCGCGTCCGCCGGTCTGCTCATCCACGGCGACGTTCGGGATCATGCGGACCCATCCGGCGTCCTCGGTGATCAGCTCATAGCGCCGGGTGCCATGCCGTTCGCGCAGCTCCTCCCGCGGACCCGCAGCGAGGACCCTGCCCGAGCCGATGATCACCAGGTCATCGCAGAGACGCTCGACCACGTCGAGCTGGTGCGAGGAGAACAGCACCACGGCCCCGCCGGCGGCGTGCTCCCTCAGCACGCCCAGCACCACCTCCACGGCCATGGGGTCCAGCCCGGAGAACGGCTCGTCCAGCACCAGCACGTCCGGCTGGTGCACCAGCGCTGCGGCGACCTGGACCCGCTGCTGATTGCCCAGGGAGAGCGACTCGAGCGCGTCCTCGGCCCGGCCGCCGAGGCCCAGCCGCTTCAGCAGGCTGACGGCGCGGGCGCGTGCCCGGCTCCGCGGGAAGCCGTGCAGACGGGCCAGGTAGGCCAGCTGCTCAGCCAGGGGCATCTTGGGGTAGAGGCCGCGCTCCTCCGGCATGTAGCCGAACCGGGTGCGGGAGGCGGGGGAGAGAGCCTCCCCGTCCAGCAGCACCTGCCCGGAGTCGGCGTTGAGCACCCCGAGGATGATGCGCATCGTGGTGGTCTTGCCGGCCCCGTTGCCGCCCACAAAGCCGGTCAGCTGACCGCGGGCGGCGCTGAGGGAGACATCGTGGAGCACCTGCCGGCCGGAGTAGGACCGGCACACCTTGCGCAGCTCGAGCATGCTCTCAGCCTAGCGCCGAGGGCCTCAGCCGAACTGTTTGGCCAGCTGGGCGGCCAGCCCGGTGTACTCCGCCGGGGTCAGCCCCCTCAGGCGGTCCGCGGCGGCGGGCGAGAGGCCCAGACCGGTGACGAACTCCTGGAGCTTCTCGGCGTCCGCCCGGCGGCCCCGGGTCAGCTCCTTGAGCCGCTCGTAGGGGTTCTCCATCCCTTCGGTGCCGGCAATCGCCTCGGCGCGCATGACCGTCTGGACGGCCTCGCCGAGCACCTCCCAGTTCGCGTCGAGGTCAGCGGCGATGGTCTCCTCGGCGACGTCGAGCTGCTTGAGCCCCTTGGTCACGTTGGACAGCGCCAGCACAGAGTGGCCGATGCCGGTGCCGATGTTGCGCTGGCCGGATGAGTCGGTGAGGTCGCGCTGCCAGCGGGACTCCACCAGGGTCGCCCCCAGGGTGTCGAGCAGGGCGCTGGAGATCTCCAGGTTCGCCTCGGCGTTCTCGAACCGGATCGGGTTGACCTTGTGCGGCATGGTGGAGGAGCCGGTGGCGCCGGCTACAGGGATCTGCTTGAAGAATCCGATGCTGATGTAGCTCCAGATGTCCACGCACAGCCCGTGCAGGATCCGGTTGAAGCGGGAGATGTCCGCGTAGAGCTCCGCCTGGAAGTCGTGGGATTCGATCTGGGTGGTCAGCGGGTTGAACGTCAGCCCCAGCTTCTCCACGAAGGACTGTGCGATGCCGGGCCAGTCGGCCTCCGGCGCTGCGGCCAGATGAGCGGCGTAGGTGCCGGTGGCGCCGTTGATCTTGCCCAGGTACTCCTGCTGCTCGATGCGGCGCACCTGCCGGCCCAGCCGGTGGACGAAGACCGCAATCTCCTTGCCCAGGGTTGAGGGGGTGGCCGGCTGGCCGTGGGTGCGGGAGAGCATCGGCACCTCGGCGGCCTGCTCCGCCATGGAGCTCAGCCCTTCGAGCATGGTGCGGGCCTCCGGCAGCCACACCTGCTCCACCGCGTCACGGATCCCGACCGCGTAGGAGAGGTTGTTGATGTCCTCAGAGGTGCAGGCGAAGTGCACCAGCGGCTTCAGCCCGCCCAGCTCCAGAGAGTCCAGGCGGCGGGCGATGAAGTACTCGACTGCCTTCACGTCATGCACGGTCTCCGCCTCAATGGTGCCGAGCTCGGCGATCGCGTCGGTGCCGAAGCCGGTGACGATGCCGCGCAGGCCCCGAATCTGCTCCTCGGTGAGCCGGGGCAGGCCGGGCAGCACCTGCTGCTCGCACAGATGGATGAACCACTCCACCTCCACGTGGATCCGGTTGCGGTTCAGCGCCGCCTCCGAGAGGTGATCCACCAGGGGCGCGACGGCGCTGCGGTAGCGGCCGTCCAGCGCCCCCAGGGCGATCGTCGGCTCAGCGGCGGCGAGGGAGACACGGTCCTGGGCGGCAGAGTGCGCAGAGGTCAGCATGGTCCACATTCTTCCACTTTGCGGGGGAGCGCGACGCCGGCCCGTTGGGTCTTCCACACCTTTCCGCGGGTGAGAGGGCCACTCCGGGTGCTCCACACCCTGATGCGCCCGCGACCGCCGTCGTGGCTCCGCATCCTAATGTTTCTGCAGATCGAGGCGGAGCAGCGGGGCAGCGGAGGGGGCAGAGCATGGTGGCATCAGCAGCGGTTCAGCAGCTGGACCAGATGGTGGAGGACTACCGGGCAGCCGCTGAGCAGCTCGGCGCCGTCTCTGCTCTGCACACGGTGTACGCCGCACACATCGTCCACGCCTCAGGCGTCGAATGGGAATCCCAGGCAGCAGGCGCCTTCCGCACCGTCATGGGAACTTTGGAGGGTCATGGGGCCAGCATCCAGGAGCAGGCCCAGGAGCTGCGCGAGGAGGCTCTGCTCATCGCCGGGGAGCTTGCCGCGCTCGCAGACCAGGCCAGGCAGTGGCACGCGGCCCTGACGCTGGCGGCCAGCCTGGACTTCGGCGCGATCTTCGAGACCTTCGCTGAGGAGGCCCAGGGGCGGGCGGCCCGGGCCGCGCTGGAGACAGCGATGGGCTCCGCCGAGATCTTCGCCGACTTCGTGAGCAGCGACACGGCCGCACCGCTCCGGCACGCCATCCAGCGCCTTCCCGGGCTGACTTCCTGAGAAAGGATCTCCCATGCCTCTTGCTTCTGCCCCGAGCAGCCGGGCGCCCGCTGATGAGAGCCCGGACATGACCGTGCGGGTCCGCGGCGGTCCGACCAGCATCAACCTTGCTTGGGATGCGCTCGCCCAAGCGTCGGTCCACCTGGGCCAGGCGGTCACCACGATGCAGGCCCAGAGCTCCCACCTCGCCCACGCCGACCGCAGAACGACCCCGCCGGCACCCACCTGGAGGTACCCCGGCTTCAAAGCCCGTGTCGGAGCGCTCCGGTTTCGGGCCGGCGCTGCAGCCTGGGGTCTCGCGGAGGCCGTGACGGGCGTCGATGAGGCCCATGAGGCCTACCGGGAGGTTGAGGCGGCGGCCCAGCGATGGATGGAAGCCCTCAAGCGCGTCACCCCTTGGGGTCAGCTTCCGATGCTGGAGGCCATCCTCGAGGGGAACTGGCTCTACGCGCGTGACTACGGGGCAGCCACCATCGCCATGACGCTTCCCACTGCGGCTGAGGCTTCGTGGCTGCTGCCTCAGGGACGGGCAGGCCGAGGAGCTTTTGAAGCCCGGCTGCGCGTGGAAGCGATGATGCGCGCCGCCGGATACGGCGGCAGCCTGGGCGCGGAGACCCTGCTGGGCGAGTACGAGCTGCAGGTCACCGGTACCGAAGAGGCCGGCGCGGAGGTCTTCGACGGAACCCGCGGCGGCTTCTACGAGACGATGGCCGGCTACTCGGATCAGGGAGACGTCGTCGTCGCGGAGATCGACAGTGGGGAGGGGGACCCTGTCTACGCGGTCTATATCCCCGGGCTGGACCTCGACGAGCACACCGCGGAGGACGGGCTCGATCCTCTGGCCAGCCGGGGCCTGCTCACCACTGCGGACGCCTTCGCCAACGATTCGGCGAACGTGGACCGGATCGCGGATCAGGCGCTCCGGGACGCCGGGGCTGAGGAGGGGGCTGACGTGATGCTCTCCGGGTTCAGCCAGGGCGGACTGGCCGTCACCAACCTGCTGAAGGGC
The sequence above is drawn from the Nesterenkonia populi genome and encodes:
- a CDS encoding ABC transporter permease; amino-acid sequence: MIAATRRFSRPPAWVMIPGLLGAAVVLLPVSGMMTRLDWAELPGLLTSESSLDALRLSIWTALAATVLCLILGVPLALMLAHARFRGLTIVRSLVLLPLVLPPVVGGLALLYTFGSQGMLSGTLDLFGIRIAYTSVAVILAMTFVSMPFLVISVETAVRGMDREVIEAATVDGASRTGILRHIILPLIGPGLVSGAVLAFARSLGEFGATLAFAGNQQGVTRTLPLEIYLQRETDPDAAVALSLLLIVVAVVVISAAYSRQQRAQ
- a CDS encoding iron-siderophore ABC transporter substrate-binding protein; this translates as MKNTRPLIAGAAALTLTLSACGGSGDADAAEESGAAGAESGTVTVEHMYGPTEVEIPEGGELRVVALGWSDAEVSLALGVEPIAVHDWLGFGEENHGVGPWAADLVEGDPEVIPRSDEELDYEQIQALDPDLILNVNSGYEEGEYDRLSEIAPTVSGPEGAENFNPGWENHTQLIADALGLTEEGEQLIADTEDSLAAAREEHPEFDGVEAVTGSKFGEAYGLSYTGDMRWDIMEELGFQMYGPAADMEPNQGFFADVSEEQVEVLDAEVAVLFPIGYTLEELEADPLLSSLDVVQDERAVLLDDQDDLVQAFSAGSPLSIELVLEELPEQLAEAVENLD
- the rlmN gene encoding 23S rRNA (adenine(2503)-C(2))-methyltransferase RlmN, with the translated sequence MSETSDARPQVRPKAEGWTQALDAEGRPKLQFSQSKRVKQPPQHLADLTLEERIAKAKELGLPGFRAKQLSVHYFQHYTADPAAMTDLPADAREKLVEEFLPPLLTEVRRLKTDDGATIKFLWRLFDGAMVESVLMRYKNRITLCISSQCGCGMNCPFCATGQNGLTRNMSAAEIVDQIVQANRVIAAGELDAPNAAEVAEEADHAGLGEETDDPDSDISPVKQGQSEAAASPDASGKAGPQRVGNIVFMGMGEPLANYKRVMSAVRRMVDPAPEGLGMSARGITISTVGLVPAIRKLAAEDLPITFALSLHAPDDELRDELIPVNDRWKADEAIDAAYEYYQRTGRRVSIEYALIRDMNDHPWRADLLAEKLNARGRGWVHVNPIPLNPTPNSVWTSSKPAVMQEFLDRLNRAGVPTTLRDTRGKEIDGACGQLAAAED
- a CDS encoding TOBE domain-containing protein translates to MPQIRISDAARFLGVSDDTLRRWISSGELTAQADDAGKKVVDGAELARFSRERSSHVPSPEGFSSVRNRFVGLVTQVTSDPVMSQVELQCGPYRVVSLISTEAVRDLGLEPGVVATASMKATNVGIDRPEASR
- the modA gene encoding molybdate ABC transporter substrate-binding protein translates to MRRTFALLSASALLLTACADAGDEESVTVFAAASLSQVFEEIGELYAEETGTEVEFSFAGSSGLVEQLENGAPADVLATADETNMDNAVEGGLVDGEPELFAENFLVIVTPSGNPAGVESLEDLDDDAVETVICAEAVPCGAATQRIAETAGMEIAPVSEETSVTDVLGRVRSGEADAGLVYATDALQGGADVETIQIEGAEEDPNLYPITVLENAEAPEAGQEFIDFVLEDEVSQRILSDAGFSDPQ
- a CDS encoding siderophore-interacting protein, whose translation is MPAAASQAAVPATRAYRTQVARVVRLSPHFMRVTVTDEALADFGPQGVEATTRRTGLPAWDQRIKIFLPREGGTFPDLGLFADPPPSLMEWYTAWRQLPGAEQNPIRTYTVRAIRPLDREVDIDFVLHEERTGSMGPAASWAASARPGDELVVIGPDRRSEEPGGGIEWNPGTAREVMLAGDETAAPAICSILESLAVSDEAGVFFGEAYLEVPTSGDVLEVKPPAGVVVRWLPREDSPMGELLSAAVRDWGRRRQIIFEARRAAWAPGLARVGAPAGSGEHRELSPEEPVWEVADPEGFREYAWLAGEAGVITRLRRHLVKEIGLSRKQVSFMGYWKTGRAGA